The genomic DNA cgaagcactgctacttctgctacttggtcggagtgatttgctagcagcaccagaagccctgtggtgaggagcagagagtttgcCTGGAGTTCGatcagagttggagtaatagagtcaacaattatagtgcgttctttttgtcttgtaatcgcgactagtagctcgagcatgacgtcacatccgtgtcgaaaaacgaataaccgcgggttttTGCGTTCTTTTTGTTCAATACTACGATTCGGAGAAAatatggatttttgtaacatttttagtaacatttaggattctattcacccagttattgacatattacacacatatatttcacagtttgatacatgaaaattacgttttgattaacgttaacgttaggctactgctctgttttctgctcaagactcggcttaaagccattgttgccATAGAGCAACcaagcgtctctagccaatttcagctgcacaagctacaaaataactaatcaggcggtatttaactcctaataagactgtagcgacatgcctataggtagcagtatacaacgctatgtgtacgacttcttcatttggttacaacaaagacaaaagtgcttaaaattgtagaaaaccacaatgtttactacgtgtgatgcacgacgtagccatctttgaaagtgagctcggggtcctctgagttcagacgacttgacgagtcgtaaatacgacctcgggggcgttctttttgcaacttccgggtcgtaactccagaaaacgactcgtaaaacgacttcggtggacaaaaagaacacaccattactagatagtaaaaccatagtgaccttgttatttgtacaccctgtgactatacaaatcacaaaatgtaaataggaacatgttggcgttattttgtcacttattgggagcagtaggctagttggaaccttttacctgcaggatctgtgctaggttTTAAATAGCGCTGGGGGCGTCAAACAGTTACAACACTCACGgacatgagaagggtatgtatcgacttgtctaactctgggggttactgtgaataagctaaagtcccaataagttggcttGTTCCTTTAATCTTAATTGCGTTCTGGGCATCAACATTACTTAGCCTCCCTTATATGTGCTGCAATGTTTACTGCTTGTTTAACTACTATAGACGCTTTCACTGCCACTTCAattgtttaaaggtccagtgtgtaacgtgtttagttgttcattatcaaaatctgtgttgcccgttcacaaacttgtcctttttcatgaatatttaccaccaacATCAATTCCAAGtcttccttttggcttgaaattttacatttgcattcgcatgaattggggtagacgctccatattcatgcgccatcttgaaatacgttagccggtaagggacatacaggacatactgctctgccTTTCGCATTAATGAACTTAGTCAtttatgtatattatgttggatattttataatgtttttaatgctattatgtttttaaaattgttattattGATAGGTGCTGAGAGAGTGCTAAGGCACATTGTATCTCATTGCTGTGGTACTTCGTACACTAatatgcatatgacaataaacttgaaacttgaacttgattttcgctgtcacatgataaactcacaggtgctgctaatgctgctaatgggtatcgtggCTTCCcagccccggcaagtttgaaggaggaaacatggaggaccacacatattcaaattccaaatttcaggaacaggagtcttcttcttcgcccagaaaaagaaaagggatattgaaaagagcaagagaccggctttttgaagtgtgaaggctaccgtagctgtattacgtactttgaactgcgtggtgagagagagttgatatatgatctcaacgctagatgggagaaattcctacacattggacctttaaatgtttttaacctCAACTGCCAGTTTATTTCCCCTCCATGCAAACTGTATTAATACAACTTTCATACAAAAAATCAGCTCAAAGTGcttttcaaaaagaaaaggagCAAAGGAAAGAGCAGACAattcagtatttttttaaatacatttaaaagagGAGGCATGTAAAATTAAGTTATTACGTACTTTAAATGCTTAAACTTTCAGTGCTTCAGTTTTAACAGCCACTTTAACTAGCCTTTTGTGATTCAATTTCAACTGTAACTTCAACTAAATTGCTTCTTTATCACTGCAACGCCTGCTTCACTTCTGACCACATGACCTCACTTCAACTGTCATTTCAAATGTTATCAGTGCTAACTTAAAAAAACGTTTATAGTGTCTCAATCTAAACTGCTCGTTCAAATCCTTTCAATGTCCAGCTGCTGTTCAAATGTTATACATCAATTTACACTTGTTGTACTTATATTTCCCCTAAATGTGTTCCTTTCAATTTAAACTTTTCCAGAGCTTCATCTTTATCGCCTACATACAATCCTTGTTGGTGCTTTGACTTCAACAGCCTACTACAATTACTTCAACTCCCTTCAGCAAATAAACCTATGTAGCAACTGTAacttgtgtgcatgtgcatgtgcttgtgtgtgtgcatgtgtgtgtgtgtgtgtgtgtgtgtgtgtgtgtgtgtgtgtgtgtgtgtgtgtgaaaatccaaAAGTAGGGACCCACTAGCCAGACAGGAGGTGCTGAATACAGTGATCTAGTTTCTCAGgattgtattctttttttctgttcaatTCACCAATACAAATACAGTGATACGTTGTTCTATCAATTAAAAACCAAACCTGTGTATATTCTGCAAACGTAATATAACAAGAGGATACAAGCTGTACATCTCACAGGAGGTGTAATGCTGCCCTCTAGTGGTTCAAAGAGAAGACACATTTATGTTGTTTGGGGATTTATTGTGAGGCACTAAGTTAACTTGTCTTTGCAAAGTCCTGATAAACTAAAAGaagaaacagtgtgtgtgtatgtgtgtatgtgtatatatatatatatatatatatatatatatatatatatatatataaaaggcaTATACTCAGTTCAACAGCATTATATTCAGACATAGGGAATAAGAAAGAGCTTGTTAGGGAAGAAGAACAGAAACAACACAAAGGACATGCTCTTGTAGAAAAATGCTTTATAGCACTTAAACAAAGGCACCATGATCAGGCAAAAAAAGCTTAATTTACAGATTTTTCAGCCATTTTGGAGTCAGAGGAACTCCACATCAAGCCGATAAAACACTATTTTGTACTAAGTGATGTTAAATAACCTGCTATAATAACAATTAAACAAGAGGGATagagctgctgctggaaatggTATTGATGAGAGCGGTAGCAAGCCGTACAACCAAAACTGTTTGTTGGTTTCATTAATGTACTCTTTTTGCACATTGTTACTTTCATGTTAATATGAATGTTAATAATttacaaatcacaaatgacaTAAGTTAATCAGCATATAAAACAATTCCAATTCCACCACACAAAATCTAATAGCCTCCAAACATGAACTTTGACTTTTATTTGTTtccaaataaatataataataataatacattttgtatacGCTCTTTTCTTATTTACAATAGCTACAATTATGACATTAAATTTGAACTGATTTATGCAAGTGCTTTCTAACCTTATGACCCTTAAAATAGAGCAGTGTTCACAGGTTATGGCCTCAGTATgggcagtgtgacagtgagttCTGCTTCCTTGAATTTTTTAAAGGTTGTTAGACCCCTGTGGAGGACATTTGAGAAATATTcgccaccaccagcctgcccagtgataacaaggcatgacggatccatgttctcattcttacgccaaattctgactctaccatctgagtgtctcaacagaaattgagactcatcagaccatgcaacatttttccagtcttcaactgtccaattttggtgagcctGTGccaattgtagcctcattttcctatttttagtggagatgagtggtacccggtggggtcttctgctggtgtagcccatccgcctcaaggttgtgcgtgttgtggcttcacaaatgctttactgcatacctcggttgtaacaagtggttatttcagtcaaagttgatcttctatcagctggaatcactctgcccattctcctctgacctctagcatcaacaaggcattttcgccacCCAGGCCTGCAGCacactggatgtttttactttttcagaccattctttgtaaaccctagaaatggttgtgcgtgaaaatcccagtaactgagcagattgggaaatactcagaccatgccacgctcaaagttgcttagatcacctttctttcccattctgacattcagtttggagttcaggagattgtctagacctggaccacacccctaaatgcattgaagcagctgccatgtgattggttgattagataatttcattaacatgaaatttaacaggtgttcctaataatcctttaggtgagtgtatatttatatatatttttccccTTTTAAATTATTCCTTCAGATTTATTTTAGGACACCTGGGGAAATCCCGACCACAATTTCATAATTAACCGAAAGCAGTGTGTTAATTACACTAATGAAAAGCTTTCTTTGGTCTCTATAGAAGTTGAATCGGAGCATGACGGGACATGCTGGTGGTTCATGTGGCAGCTTTTGGCAGTTGGACCCACTGagaaaaggtaaaaaatgtGTAGTCTCGTTTTGCGAGACCTTCCACCCCAacgaagagggtctggctagtccacacagcatttctggatgggagaaaaatatgctctggtttattggcatttctttaaaccaatcacaatcgtcatggacggcgctaagcaccggacgtaGTCCCGGTGTCGCTGCAAttcagcctcgggaaggaacttgttttggtggaatgtgtacgttcaaaagttgttttaaggccctgacacaccaacccgaagGCCGGCCggcggcagaaaaggcagtcggactgagcagtcggctccccgaggtcaaaaaagtgcctcggaacacaccaaagcgacaccgacttgagcatacgttctgcgcgtgcgagagacgtaatacgtctccataacagcaggcggcgctaatttGTATTGtctcccaaaaaatgaaaactggaaatgacgaacgcgtcacgtggtcCTGGCTTCTCTCGAATTTCAAAGCCAACCattaatggcggctcgttcagaatacgatctcgtactttacgaaaatagttcactgaaacgtgtttctgaaaacattttaagcgagaaataggccatgcagttgctgaatctgtctgttttttttttttttatcgacaaagtttgaaagattttcatcagattttgagatcCGTTCGTCATGCTAACAtaagtgcactgattcgctagtcaaggtttaaaactccaccaatcagattggtcattgagtccgactgcccgccctccgaaTTCAACATGtaaaatcggccaaaatgaaggccgatggCCCATCCGACGGTTACGGCACGGAGCACACactttagtcatgcaacagaaaattcaGATTGCACAGAtggatttaccatgcagagatctgaggagcagttaaccatagtcctcataaatcaagtttaaaatgccaacacaaagaaagcagaaggtaatggacatccggccgaaaagaaggacatccaaTGAAATTTCCGGCCGGAACGGAGcagtcccggaagtggaacgtggtGGATATAGACCAAAAAATGTGTGGCCATTCTTTGCATTACTGTAAGGGCCATTCTTCGTCTTTTCTCTATTACAATCCTCTGTGATCATCTTCTCCTGCTGCACATAGAGTCTAGCTTCCTGTTACGTCTTGCTGACTACAGTCTGACGCTTGAGAGGGTATCTGTGATTCGTCCTCAACTTCTCTTCCACTGCTCGTGTCTTCCTTCAGCGGCTGCAGAGCTTCTGCAGGgctttctctctgctgctgtgacTCGTCATTACTAACAGAATCACAATCTTTCccacttttctctttctcctcagTTTCTGTCTCAGAGCTCTGCGCGCCCCTCTCCCGATATGCCTGCCTGCGAATGGTCCGTCGGTTCTTGCTGCGCCGTGATTGGTTGCAGTGCAGGGTACGCCTGCGATGCCATTGGTTAAGAGACTGTTGGGCTTCGACACTGAGCTGACGAGCAGCCAATCGTGGCCGGAAGCTGCTGATGTAGTACAGAGAGGCGTATAGAGTTGTAAGATAGTAGCCACCTGTTGATATTGGGAATGCAAAAAGGGAGAGGGTCTGTGAGTTGTAGTTGTAATTAAACAGTATCTACATCTCTATAATCACAGTTTGGAGTCAAAACCACATCTCAGAATTGAGTTGCTCACGCTACTCGTCCAAACCATTGCTAAGTTTAGTGAACAAAATCCTTCCTAGCAGTTTACTTAAGGTGTTTGCTTAAAACCTAAAGGACCAATGTGTAGGATTTAGGGGGATCTATTGGCAGAAATGGAATGTAATAttcataattatgtttttagtTAGTGTATAATCTCTAATTTCTATATCATCTGAAACTAAGAATTGTCTTTTCATTAGCTTAGAATGAGCTTTTCATATTTAGGAAGCAGGTTGTCCTCTACCACTTCTACATGTTGCACCAccatgtttctactgtaacCCACAATTGACAAACCAAACACAGGCGTTAGAGGGGGCCTGTTGTATTTTTATCTGAAAGGTCCCATggtatgaaaatgtcactttttagtttttttaacattaatatgaatctcctccttatgaggtcataaggagcaaggttacctcccctttctctgctttgcccgcccagaggatttggcccacccatgagagagacatcatggctttcaaacgagcaaagtgacagttggtcaaggacacacccccaccctccaccagGGTTCTATTACACACTTGGAAAGAAATGAGTCAAGGAAGGAGTAGTCAGTTGGTTGCAACCGCTCTGCTAGATGCCACAAAATTATACACATTGGTCGATGAAACAATGCAATAGCCAGAAAAATGTGGGTATGACtttgtgttatttttacatATAAAGAGTATTCATGCGGTTTAGAATAAGTTGAAAACATCTGATTATGCTAATCAGTggtgagggttagggttagggttatgagCAAAATGTTATCCGCATATTTTGCAATTTGAGgtatgttatgttatttttgttaaatgtaattttaaatctTTTGATCTACATGATTATAATCAGCATggtaattagtttttttatgaGCATGACAGTGTGTTTGCTTGTGTCTGCCTTTACCCTCTCCCTGTAGCTGTGTGGGGTCCAGCAGCTCCATCATGTAGTCTGTGTCCAGGTGTAAGGTGACCACGTCACTACGGAGCAGCACCCATGTCAGGCAGGGCAGGAAATCATCTGCTCCAAATGCTGTACCTGCAGTAAAGGAGAGCAGaatgtgaatttaaaaaataattaacagacaaaaaaatgccagtaataaagaaagtaataatttctttaaaaaaaaaacacctgcctACCTGAGCTAGCATTAGCACTCATGCTGTGATAGATGCTCTTGCAGACTTTGAGCAGGATCTGGACCTTCTTGTTTGGGGAGTAAGCCTCATGCATACTAGTCCACCGCTGCTGGATCCGCTCCAGGGTCAAAGAGTCGGGAACTCCAACTCCCGCCGATCCCCCTAACTGCTCTACCCCGTTTTTTTCCAGCACGTGCAGATTGCTTTGCAGACGCTTGAAGCTGCCGTCATTAGTCCGGGAAACATGAATGCAGGAGTAGAGGTGTGCGGAGACGGGCTTCAGAGCCACCTTGTGGAGGGAAAGCTCTACAAGGGAGTCTATAGGAGGGTCGAAAAGTATGTGAGGAGAAATTAAAGGAGCACTAACAATTGATCTACTGAGATGCAAAACAATAACACATGTTCTGTAAACACTTTAGTGAAATGTAaatttttattgatttgttgTCAATCTTCACCGTCAGCTCACTCACCGATCTCTGAGTCATTTATGTCAGTGATGCTGTCCAACGTTGCCTGGATTTCTGGATAGTCCAACAGTGTCTCCCTCAGTGACGAGAGCGATGACCTGACTTCCTGTAAGAACTCTGACCCTGTGACCCCTTCGGGATCAGCCCCTTTCTTCAACGTCATCTCCACAAATCCTTTTACAGCCTCCGCAAACGCTGCGCCTTTCCGCTCACTCAGCTCCAGCACACGATTGATTAGTCTCTTCCTCGGACTTACCAGCCCACCGAGAGCTTGACCCACCGCTGAGAGACGATGGATGACTTTGTCAGCCAACCGGTGCGCAGAAGGGTGGTGCGGGGTAGGGTTGGACGTTTGGGGCTCCTGCTCTTCCTCTATGCTGCTGATGGACAGCGAGTCGAGCTCCAGCGATGGGGGGTGGAGCAAAGAGGAAGGCCTGGGCGGGGGCAGCCAGACTCCATCTTCGATCCAGGACACCCTGTAAGGAGACTGAGGCACTGGGCTGCCATGTTGCTGCGGCTCAAACGCTCCACAATTTTTACTTTCAGAGTTGGATGGAGTAAATAAAGAAAGGCTGCCAGTGCTCGCTCTGTAAGGAGGGCTGGAGGCAGAATCTCTGCTGGGTCTCCTGAGAACCACCCCTGCTGGAGCAGCTGGTGTTGACGGGGTTGTGGGGCAACGTGGTAAATCCGCTGACTTGGCTCTCATTAGACCTGGGCAAGGAAAATATGGATTATGAACACCATTTTGGCAATGAATTTAACTGAACCCACTTTAAAAGCAGCTTAGATAACTCACTTTTACAACAATCACAATTCCCCACATAGTTTCAAATTGAGTGTGTGAAATTGCGTGTGAGTTTGCGcttgttgtatttaaaaaagcttaaacACTGAAAGCATGGGGAAATAGATAGTCGGACTCTGTCCAAAAGGTATCAAAGAGCATCTACCACCTACAGTACAAGGTGTGCTAATTAACAAGTTTTTATGTAGAATTTATActcaaacaaaaatgtaaaaatatcatGTTATGGAGCCCCCAGCCAAGAGATAGTCCGGAGCGGCAAATAACAAGTACTCACCAGAACTCTCCACACTGGAGGGTTCCTGGTCCAAAGAGATGGCTCGTTTACTTTGTAATCCCGCCCCTGCCCATGTTCTGGTGGTGCTGAGGCGTCGCTCTCCTCTGTAATTTGATGGCTGTGTGGTGCGCTGCACAGCGCTCGCCCTGTGGGTCAGCCAGTCATCTCCATGTTCATGAAGGTAGAGAGGATTGATGATACACAGCGCCCCATTGGTGGATGTCAGCTgcgggaacacacacacatacacagtgaaGAAATAGGATGCTGTGACACACAGCTAACCAGAATGTAGGCATAAAATAAGCTTTTACTCACTGCAAGCCTCTACTTTCAAGCATAGTTAGTAgatttttttggccacttgtgTGCAGCGGAACAAGCTGtaaacgcagcattatcatggAACCCACACAACTTCTAGggaagacccgcccttcaatagcattcacacgctactattggccaggcatccatgcttacgcaaggtaacggaacccgatttgttcaggtcctattcCCTGACcagtcggctatcctaaccttaactactcaaggtcaatgcctaatCCCAACCAATtgggctgcttcgtagggcgagACTTACCTAGAAGTTGATGTGGGATCCATATTAACAAGtaagcaaaaaaataatatataatcacTTTATAAGGTcctgtttctggccacctggaGAGTGCATGTCCaacattctattctattttagctctatgtttttggtctccatattacacacattaatttcatccattgttaatataaaaatgttgatcagtgCAGCTTTAAGGTATTGAGACACATGCTGCTTTACTTGCAAACACAAGTAAATAAGGAAGTTGTTACCATCACCTGTActtgtagacacacacacacacacagagtatatACCTGTATGGAGCACACTACGTTGCTTGGCTCCCTCTGGTTCATTTCATCTGTTGTGTGTTGGCCAGGCGGGGTGAAGAGCCAAGTATCTGCATTAGAGAGGTATTATAAATAAGACAGTTCTTCAAAATATCTTTCTGGTTTTGTGTTTCTGAGGTAGCTTCTGGGAGAAGATATGAGACAGAAAGTCACAGAGATGAAAGGACTCACTGGGTTCAAGTTGAGCAAGATTATCTTTGGACCTCTCGGTTACACTGTAGATCCAGCGAGGAATGAAAAGACAGACAGCCAAAACATCCCTGATGCACAGGAAGAGATGACAGGGATAAATACATTTGTTAAACAGACTAAACCAAGAGGGCCATAGTTTTGTCAGTGTTCAAACCACTGGCTGATTAGGCTTTTCAACagaatttaaaatacaaaaatctaaAAGTTAGGATGGAGTTAGGATGTTTACATGGTTAGcactaaaaacagaaaaaaacagataatCATAGCAATGTTGGTGCCATATATACTGCTAATAAACTATTAGAGAAGCCCAAGTTCAAATGGAAGTTCAATCCAAATAAAAAGGCACCAGTGATGCAACAGTTTCCTACCTGGTAAGAGAGTAGAAGAGCACGAGCTGAGCCAAgtcagagaaagacagacgAGAGTCAGACAGCTGGAAGACTGACacgagaaacagagaaagagtaGGCACAGTTAGTGTCTTGTTCTGTCAAAAAAGTATATTCCTGGAAAACACACCGAAGCTTGAACCAGTAAGGCTGAGAGGAAACTTCTAAAGAAAAAACATCACTTCCATCTTCACACTAGGTCTGTTACTTTCTGATACCATGGGGTTTCCAATGCTGAGCAGGTTGTTACAGAGGTCCCATGTCTCTGCAGCTTGGGATTTTAGCTACACGGCATGCAGCTAGTTAAAGAAGCACTAAGAGGTATCAATTAGTAAGTTACCAGAAGGGAGTTCACAGTTAAGGAAACAGAATTTGCCGTTTGAGAGCCTGTTTGACGACTGCACCTGTTCTTAACTTTGTCAGGTTTGCCAGGTTTTTACTGTTAGCAaacattaagttttttttaatttcaacaGCAGAAAGCACAACTACAGATCGGATTACTGCAACTTCTTATTAGTCTAATCTGTCAGTTTCGGCAGATGTAATGATTCATAAAattatgtttgtgtttgcatgcaGTTGGTCCATACCTGTGCCTGTGCTTGTGATATTATAATCAACAACTGCTTCATGTTCTCCTCCAGctgacacacacagcaggctgGGCTGAGAGGTCGCAGAGTCTCGCACAACCAGGAAACTCTGGAGGGAGACACACAAATGACTCATTTCAGTATCTGAAGTGTTACGCAAGCTTGTCAAGCAGgaagatgttttctttcaaATGCTCAGACACGGTATGACACCATGGCAACAATGcaggaaagagagaaacactactgactaatgacagacagctGAATTTCCAACAGAGTGGTAAAGTATCCACACTTAGTCAGTGTTTCTATGATAGGACTGGATTGATTTGATCTCGAAAATGACAGGTTGTAAGCACACTAATCGTCGAGTAACAGCAAATTTCCTGATAAGTGCTGATAAGTGCTGCAGATCTGTTTGCCCACTCATAAAGCTGATATAACTCTATGGAAGCTAGTTAATACAATCTGAGTGTGGACCCACAGCGGCTCAGGACTCCTCACCTTTACATTTCCACACATTCAAAGCTATTGTCAATGGCAGTAATGGCAGCTTTAAGTTCCTTTTCACAGCAGGCTTTGATCCATCCTCAATTCCATCTGCTGATGAAAACCGTGATACAATTGAAAgctatgaaaaaaaatcttgccAGTAAGTATTGAGTAAATTGAGTAAAGCTCTGAAACTTTGGTCGAAAACTCTTTGGTCGCGTGTCGTGGAAAAGATTTTCTTTATGGCTCAGCTCAGCTCTGTCCAGCGTCACCCAACATTACTGAAATACATAACTGCCATGGTTGACCATAGGGATGGTTTCAGCCATGGGATCATCGGTCATAAAGGCCTGACTAATGCAGTGCTGTAGACATAGTTGTCATTCTGTAGCTCTATTTGGAATACATTTGCAAAGATTCCTTACTCATTAGGGGCTACCAATTGTACATTGAGGAatacttttttaattaaggctctataaaacattttttttccccaaacatCTTCTTGCTATGAATAATGGGGTGCAAGTTTTTACCAGTTAAAAAACTTTTGGTTATTTCAagatttctgtattttgtgttttgtatttgaaGTTTTCACTGGCTCGAAGAAGGTAGGGCTCCATTGGAACAAGGTAATGTCACTTATTTCCATGCACCAATCAGTGTTTAGCGAAATTTAAATCAAAGTCAGAGGACAGTCAGTGGGTTGAATGAGTAGCTGAGGTTTTAAATtcttaatgtgtgtttttgttgcttaaGATAAAAAAGTGGATTTATTCATAATATACTGTACGTTTCTGTTGAACTTAGTTAAGACATTGAACTTTGCTTTAACTGCATATATGTTCTGTTTGTAGAGGCTATAGGTCTGAACACATTGCCTTATTTGGAAACAGTGACTAAAAGAGAACACAGTTGGTTGAGACATAATTAACTTGGGTAAAACAAAGCACATGCAACCCCAGGTACATAAAACCAACAGCTCAGTCATGCCATTACATCACCACAACTGAattcagtacacacacacacacacacacacacacacacacacacacacacacacacacacacacacacacacacacacacacacacacaggaagtggCTATCATTCTCTGTGCACAGAAATAGACACGTTCACTGCAAGTCACCCCACTTTGAGCACATATACAGTCAGGCAGTAGGGTAGTAGAGATGTTATATGAGAAATTACTCTGTTGGTTCATGATTCATAAGGGCAACATTTAGTCATTCATGCATCTGATTTATAGGAAGACGTACTGGAAACCACTCAAGCATAAATTAACAAATTTTGTTTAACACTGTTATGCAAATTGATAAAACTCTCTTTTGCAGTAAAAACAATCTTATACTTCCCTATGAACACATACTCACGTGTCAATGACTACGTAGTCTCCTCCAGTTAAGCCTTTGTATTTCAGGGTAATTATTTAATATGTCACTCTTTCGAACATGCCCTTTTTACTACAATTTTCGGTCCTGCTCACAATCTCTCTTTGCTGTTGATGTATCCATTTTCTTAATGTTATTTCCTCATTTGCACACCCTTTTATTTGACACTACTTCTGCATtcagccacaaaaaaaaaaacgttcgtTTGTGTTATCAGATGTCAAAGAGAAAAAGGAACTACTTTCGTGTCGTAAAGATGTGCATGTCATTGTTCACATG from Perca fluviatilis chromosome 2, GENO_Pfluv_1.0, whole genome shotgun sequence includes the following:
- the rinl gene encoding ras and Rab interactor 2 isoform X2; the protein is MCASRAIHSPVNGTTAIPWRSSRKRLSLLEQLRGCQEAWCPRAPWDREEAHAAICGTPAGSFLVVRDSATSQPSLLCVSAGGEHEAVVDYNITSTGTVFQLSDSRLSFSDLAQLVLFYSLTRDVLAVCLFIPRWIYSVTERSKDNLAQLEPNTWLFTPPGQHTTDEMNQREPSNVVCSIQLTSTNGALCIINPLYLHEHGDDWLTHRASAVQRTTQPSNYRGERRLSTTRTWAGAGLQSKRAISLDQEPSSVESSGLMRAKSADLPRCPTTPSTPAAPAGVVLRRPSRDSASSPPYRASTGSLSLFTPSNSESKNCGAFEPQQHGSPVPQSPYRVSWIEDGVWLPPPRPSSLLHPPSLELDSLSISSIEEEQEPQTSNPTPHHPSAHRLADKVIHRLSAVGQALGGLVSPRKRLINRVLELSERKGAAFAEAVKGFVEMTLKKGADPEGVTGSEFLQEVRSSLSSLRETLLDYPEIQATLDSITDINDSEIDSLVELSLHKVALKPVSAHLYSCIHVSRTNDGSFKRLQSNLHVLEKNGVEQLGGSAGVGVPDSLTLERIQQRWTSMHEAYSPNKKVQILLKVCKSIYHSMSANASSGTAFGADDFLPCLTWVLLRSDVVTLHLDTDYMMELLDPTQLQGEGGYYLTTLYASLYYISSFRPRLAARQLSVEAQQSLNQWHRRRTLHCNQSRRSKNRRTIRRQAYRERGAQSSETETEEKEKSGKDCDSVSNDESQQQRESPAEALQPLKEDTSSGREVEDESQIPSQASDCSQQDVTGS
- the rinl gene encoding ras and Rab interactor 2 isoform X1, coding for MSCLFSWMQTIVHAHRRVHMCASRAIHSPVNGTTAIPWRSSRKRLSLLEQLRGCQEAWCPRAPWDREEAHAAICGTPAGSFLVVRDSATSQPSLLCVSAGGEHEAVVDYNITSTGTVFQLSDSRLSFSDLAQLVLFYSLTRDVLAVCLFIPRWIYSVTERSKDNLAQLEPNTWLFTPPGQHTTDEMNQREPSNVVCSIQLTSTNGALCIINPLYLHEHGDDWLTHRASAVQRTTQPSNYRGERRLSTTRTWAGAGLQSKRAISLDQEPSSVESSGLMRAKSADLPRCPTTPSTPAAPAGVVLRRPSRDSASSPPYRASTGSLSLFTPSNSESKNCGAFEPQQHGSPVPQSPYRVSWIEDGVWLPPPRPSSLLHPPSLELDSLSISSIEEEQEPQTSNPTPHHPSAHRLADKVIHRLSAVGQALGGLVSPRKRLINRVLELSERKGAAFAEAVKGFVEMTLKKGADPEGVTGSEFLQEVRSSLSSLRETLLDYPEIQATLDSITDINDSEIDSLVELSLHKVALKPVSAHLYSCIHVSRTNDGSFKRLQSNLHVLEKNGVEQLGGSAGVGVPDSLTLERIQQRWTSMHEAYSPNKKVQILLKVCKSIYHSMSANASSGTAFGADDFLPCLTWVLLRSDVVTLHLDTDYMMELLDPTQLQGEGGYYLTTLYASLYYISSFRPRLAARQLSVEAQQSLNQWHRRRTLHCNQSRRSKNRRTIRRQAYRERGAQSSETETEEKEKSGKDCDSVSNDESQQQRESPAEALQPLKEDTSSGREVEDESQIPSQASDCSQQDVTGS
- the rinl gene encoding ras and Rab interactor 2 isoform X3; the encoded protein is MCGNVKSFLVVRDSATSQPSLLCVSAGGEHEAVVDYNITSTGTVFQLSDSRLSFSDLAQLVLFYSLTRDVLAVCLFIPRWIYSVTERSKDNLAQLEPNTWLFTPPGQHTTDEMNQREPSNVVCSIQLTSTNGALCIINPLYLHEHGDDWLTHRASAVQRTTQPSNYRGERRLSTTRTWAGAGLQSKRAISLDQEPSSVESSGLMRAKSADLPRCPTTPSTPAAPAGVVLRRPSRDSASSPPYRASTGSLSLFTPSNSESKNCGAFEPQQHGSPVPQSPYRVSWIEDGVWLPPPRPSSLLHPPSLELDSLSISSIEEEQEPQTSNPTPHHPSAHRLADKVIHRLSAVGQALGGLVSPRKRLINRVLELSERKGAAFAEAVKGFVEMTLKKGADPEGVTGSEFLQEVRSSLSSLRETLLDYPEIQATLDSITDINDSEIDSLVELSLHKVALKPVSAHLYSCIHVSRTNDGSFKRLQSNLHVLEKNGVEQLGGSAGVGVPDSLTLERIQQRWTSMHEAYSPNKKVQILLKVCKSIYHSMSANASSGTAFGADDFLPCLTWVLLRSDVVTLHLDTDYMMELLDPTQLQGEGGYYLTTLYASLYYISSFRPRLAARQLSVEAQQSLNQWHRRRTLHCNQSRRSKNRRTIRRQAYRERGAQSSETETEEKEKSGKDCDSVSNDESQQQRESPAEALQPLKEDTSSGREVEDESQIPSQASDCSQQDVTGS